In Bacillus kexueae, a genomic segment contains:
- a CDS encoding gluconokinase: MKAYYIGVDIGTTSTKSVLFSLDGNERFKYSIEYPLFTSIDGTAEQNPEEVFQAVFHTIQACVHYANQENILIRAISFSSAMHSLILVDHRNQPITNLMTWADTRSSKWATNLKESDTGKELYQQTGTPIHTMTPLSKLIWLKNERPKWFEQAHKFISIKEYILFELFGEYVIDYATAGATGLMNLNTLTWDKRALSLVEVDEHRLSTIVPTTYLLPPMKESFRNALGLSPDTSYIIGASDGVLSNLGVNAIQDGVVALTIGTSGAIRTVVSEPTTEENGSIFCYPLTTNNWVIGGPVNNGGVILRWLKELFECDYETLNALAKNVPPGADRLFFHPYLTGERAPIWNSDAKGSFFGLTLNHGKPHITRAVMEGVIFNLYTVMTKLKPFMKEPKCIRASGGFANSPLWCQMVADIFQMRVEIPSSIESSSYGAVLLAGYALGDIHTFERNDTMDEAMKVFCPNNHNVREYEKLFPMYEKIQNQLTPLHTEHAHI, translated from the coding sequence ATGAAAGCTTATTATATCGGTGTTGATATTGGCACAACAAGTACAAAGTCCGTTTTATTCTCTTTAGATGGAAATGAGAGATTTAAGTACTCCATCGAATATCCACTTTTCACTTCGATCGATGGGACAGCAGAACAAAATCCAGAAGAAGTTTTTCAAGCTGTATTTCATACCATTCAGGCATGTGTACATTATGCGAATCAGGAAAATATATTGATTCGAGCCATTTCTTTTAGTTCCGCTATGCATAGCTTGATACTCGTTGACCATCGCAATCAGCCGATTACTAATCTGATGACTTGGGCAGACACGCGAAGTTCAAAATGGGCTACAAATCTGAAAGAAAGCGACACCGGAAAAGAGCTTTATCAACAAACAGGAACTCCAATTCACACTATGACACCACTTTCTAAACTCATTTGGCTAAAAAATGAGAGACCAAAATGGTTTGAACAAGCACACAAGTTTATCTCTATCAAGGAGTACATTCTGTTTGAATTATTCGGTGAATACGTCATCGACTATGCGACAGCTGGAGCAACGGGGCTTATGAACCTTAACACCTTAACGTGGGACAAGCGAGCACTTTCGTTAGTTGAAGTTGACGAGCATAGGCTTTCTACAATCGTTCCCACAACTTATTTATTACCACCAATGAAAGAGTCATTCCGGAACGCTTTAGGGCTGTCACCGGATACTTCTTACATTATTGGGGCAAGCGATGGCGTCCTATCAAATTTAGGAGTTAATGCCATTCAAGATGGTGTAGTAGCCTTAACCATCGGGACGAGCGGAGCCATTCGAACAGTAGTATCAGAACCGACCACCGAAGAAAATGGGTCAATCTTTTGTTATCCTTTAACAACCAACAATTGGGTCATTGGTGGCCCTGTTAATAATGGAGGGGTCATTCTACGCTGGCTGAAAGAATTATTTGAATGTGATTATGAGACGTTAAATGCTCTCGCAAAGAATGTCCCACCAGGTGCAGATCGACTTTTCTTTCATCCATATCTAACTGGAGAGAGAGCTCCAATTTGGAATTCTGATGCAAAAGGTTCTTTTTTCGGCCTTACTTTAAATCATGGCAAACCGCATATTACGCGAGCTGTCATGGAAGGCGTTATTTTCAACCTGTATACCGTTATGACTAAACTAAAGCCGTTTATGAAAGAACCGAAATGCATTCGTGCGTCTGGTGGATTTGCAAACTCCCCATTATGGTGCCAAATGGTAGCTGATATTTTCCAAATGCGTGTTGAAATCCCATCGAGCATTGAAAGTTCAAGTTACGGAGCAGTTCTCTTAGCAGGGTATGCCTTAGGTGATATTCATACATTTGAAAGAAACGACACAATGGACGAAGCAATGAAAGTCTTTTGTCCAAATAATCACAACGTGCGGGAATACGAAAAGCTTTTTCCTATGTACGAAAAAATTCAAAACCAATTAACCCCTTTACACACGGAACATGCACATATATAA